CTCGACGTCGAAGACCGAGCAGAGCACCTACGTGCTCGCCGACGATGAGGTTCTTCAGCTCGCGCGGTGGGCCGTAGCGATCGAGGAGCACTACGGCCATGCCATGGATATCGAGTGGGCAAGAGACGGCGACTCGGGCGAGATGTTCATCGTCCAGGCGCGGCCCGAGACCGTCCAGTCGCAGAAACAGGCCGGCGCGCTCCACACGTACACCCTCGAGGAGAAGGGCGAGGAGATCGTCAGCGGGCTCGCCATCGGGGAGGCGGTCGCGTCCGGACGCGCGGTCGTCGTGCACGATGTCGAGGAGGGCGACCAGGTCGAGGAAGGCGACGTGCTCGTGACGGGCATGACCGATCCGGACTGGGTTCCTCTGATGAAGCGGGCCGCGGCCATCGTGACGGACCACGGCGGCCGGACGAGCCACGCCGCCATCGTCAGCCGCGAGTTGGGGTTCCCGGCCGTCGTCGGGACCGGCGAGGCCACGGAGCTCATCAAGGACGGTCAGGACATCACCGTGTCGTGCGCCCAGGGCGAGGTCGGGTACATCTACAAGGGGATCCTCGAGTACACCGAGGAGGAGGTTGACCTCGAGAACATCCCGGAGACCGACACGCGGATCATGATGATCATCGCCAGTCCCGCCGCCGCGTTCCGGTGGTGGAGGCTGCCGGCGCGAGGAGTCGGGCTCGCCAGGATGGAGTTCATCGTCAACAACTGGATCAAGGTGCACCCGATGGCGCTCGTCCGGTTCGACGAGCTCGAGGACAGGAAGGCGAAGCGCGCCATCAAGAAGCTGACGCGGGGCTACGACGACAAGACTGAGTACTTCGTCGACCGCCTGTCGCGCGGCATCGCCCGCATCGCCGCGTCGCAGTATCCCGACCCCGTCATCGTCCGGATGAGCGACTTCAAGACGAACGAGTACGCGGACCTCATCGGGGGCGCGGCGTTCGAACCGGAGGAGTCGAACCCGATGCTCGGGTTCCGCGGGGCCTCCAGGTACACGAGCGACCGATACCGCGAGGGATTCGCGCTCGAGTGCCGCGCCATCAAGCGCGCCCGCGAGACCATGGGGTTCTCGAACGTCGTCGTGATGATCCCGTTCTGCCGGACGCTCGACGAGGCCGACCGTGTGCTCGAGGTCATGGGCGGCGAGGGGCTTGCGCGCGGGGAGAACGGCCTCGAGGTCTACGTCATGGCGGAGGTCCCGTCGAACGTTGTGCTGGCTTCAGAGTTCGCGAAGCGCTTTGACGGCTTCTCCATCGGGAGCAACGACCTGACCCAGCTGACCCTGGGTGTCGACCGCGACTCCGAGGAGCTCTCGGACATCTTCGACGAACGGGACGAGGCGGTGAAGCGCATGATCGCGCTCCTCATCGAGCGCGCTCACGCCGCGGGAAGAAAGGTCGGTATCTGCGGGCAGGCCCCGAGCGACCACGAGGAGTTCGCCGGCTTCCTGGTCGGGGAGGGCATCGACTCGATCTCGCTCAACCCCGACAGCGTTGTGGCCGTGGCGCGCCGCGTCGCGGAGCTTGAGAGCAAGGGCGATGCCCGGGGGGGCGAGACGCAGCCCCGTCGTGCAGAGCCTGTGTGAGCCTGCGAGAGGTGATCCAGGATGGCGATCCACATCGACCGACACGTTCCGGGCCCGCTGTTCGCTTTCGAGGACCGGATCCATGCAGGCCGTGAGCTGGCATCGTTCATGGCTCTCGAGCCTGATCCGGACGCTCTTGTGCTGGCGCTGCCCCGGGGCGGCGTTCCGGTGGCTCGGCCGATCGCGGTCGACCTGAGGGCGACAGTGGAGCCGGTCGTCGTCCGCAAGCTCCCCATCCCGGAGTCGCCTGAGATGGGATTCGGCGCGGTCGCGATCGACGGTACGACGGTCCTGAACGAGGGCGTCGTCCGTTCGTTCTCCATCCCGATGGACACCATCGGACGCGTCGCCGGAGAGGTCCGGCGCGAGGTCGAGCGCAGGGCCAGAGAGTACGCGGGCACGACCGAGCCGCCGAACGTCGAGGGGAAGACCGTCTACCTTGTCGACGACGGTCTGGCAACCGGTTACAGCATGCTCGTCGCGGCGCGGATGGTGGCGAAGCGCGGCCCGGCCTCGATTCGGATGGCCGTGCCGGTGTCGCCGATCGCGTCCATCGAACTCGTCGACGGCGTGTTCGACGAGAAGTACTGCCTGCTCGCCCAGGACTCCCCGCCGTTCGCCGTGGCGTCGTTCTACAGGGACTTCCATGAGATGACGGACGAAGAGGTCAGGCAGCACCTGCAGGCGGGAGCGAGGAGCGGCAGGTGAGCGAGACACCCGGCGAGACGGCGGAGCGTACTCTCGAGCTCGCCTGGGCACTCGACCCCGGCGAGGTCGCCGGAGCATTGTCCGTCGACCCCGAGCGCGGCCTCAGCGACAACGATGTGTCGTCACGCCGGAGGGAGCACGGCCGCAATGCGCTCCGGGAAACCGAGCGTGAGAGCGCGTTCGTCATCCTGGCCCGCCAGTTCAAGAGCCTGATCATCATCATCCTCGGCGCCGCGTCGGCCGCCTCGTTCGCATTCGGCGAATGGGAACAGGGGGTCGCCATCCTGGTGGCCCTGCTCATCAACGCCATCATCGGGTTCTTCACCGAGTTCCGCGCCGTACGGTCGATGGAGGCGCTGAGGCGGTTGGGCCGCGTCAGTGCACGTGTCCGTCGCGACGGCACGACCATCGAGGTGTCGGCCGGAGATATCGTTCCCGGGGACGTCGTGCTCTTCGAGGGCGGCGACGTCGTCACGGCCGACGTCCGGCTCATCGAGGCGTCGCGCATGCAGGCCGACGAGTCGGCGCTGACCGGTGAGTCGGTTCCGGTCGACAAGTCGACCGACCCCGTTTCGGAGGACGCGCCGCTCGCCGAACGTTCGTCGATGCTGTGGAAGGGCACGGCCGTCACGAAGGGGTCCGGCGAGGGCATCGTCGTCGGAACCGGAGAGGCCTCGGAGATCGGGCGCGTCGCCTCGTTGGTCAGGGAGACCGAGGACGAGGTGACCCCGCTCGAGAAGCGTCTCGCCGTCTTCGGACGTCGTCTCATCTGGGTGACGCTGGGGATCGCGGCCGTCGTGGCCGCGGCGGGCGCCGTGGCGGGGCGCGACCTCGTGTCCATGGTCGAGACGTCGGTTGCGTTGGCGGTGGCGGCGATTCCCGAGGGACTCCCGATCGTCGCGACCGTCGCGCTGGCGCGCGGCATGTGGCGGATGGCGTCGCGGAACGCCGTGCTCAACCGGCTGGCGTCGGTCGAGACGCTCGGTGCGACGACCGTCATCTTCGCCGACAAGACGGGCACGCTGACCGAGAACAGGATGGTCGTCAGGGAGTACGAACTGGCATCGGGCGGCTACACCCTGACCGACGACGACGCGTTCTCTCAAGGCGGAGAGCCGGTCGAGCCATCGGATGAGCCGCTGCTTCGCGAGGCACTGCAGATAGGTGTCCTGGTCAACAACGCCGCGCTCGGCGGGAACGGCGATGAGCGGGACGAGGAGTGCAGCGGCGACCCGATGGAGGTCGCGCTGCTCAAGGCCGGAGCCGCGGCCGGGCTCGAGCGCGCACACCTGCTGGAGGAGCTTCCGGAGGAGCGTGAAGAGGCCTTCGATCCCGAGGTCGCGATGATGGCGACCTTCCACCGGCAGGACGACGGGTACCTGGTCGCGGTCAAGGGGGCGCCGGAAGCGGTGCTCGGTGTCTCGACGAGCGTACTGACGAGAGAGGGCGAGCGTTCGATCGACGATGCGCGGGACGAGTGGCTTGAGCGCTCGCGCGTCATGGCGGAGGAGGGCCTGAGAGTGCTTGCCCTCGCCCGACGTGAGGTGGGAAGCGATGACGCCGACCCCTACGAGGACCTGGCGTTCGTCGGGCTGGTCGGGCTCTACGACCCGCCCCACGAGGCGGCCCGGGAGGCCATCGAGCGCTGCCGCGAGGCAGGGATCGGTGTCATCATGGCGACCGGCGACCTCCCGGAGACGGCGCGCAGGATCGCGCATGCCGTCGGGCTGACCCGGGAGGAGGACGCGCCGGTCGTGCGCGGTGGCGACCTGGGTTCCGAGGAGGGCCGAACCCAGAGCGGACGCACGCGCATCTACGCTCGGATGACCCCCGAGCAGAAGCTCCGGCTCATCGAGCGGGAGCAGGAGGCGGGAGAGATCGTCGCGATGACGGGCGACGGCGTGAACGACGCGCCCGCGCTCCAGAAGGCCGACATCGGCATCGCGATGGGGCGTCGGGGCACGCAGGTGGCCCGCGAGGCCGCAGACATGATCCTGAAGGACGACGAACTCTCGACGATCGTTGAAGCGGTGGGGCAGGGGCGCGTCATCTTCGCCAACATCCGGAAGTTCGTGATGTACCTGCTGCCCTGCCACGTCGGCGAGATCATCGCGGTGACCGCGGCGTCGCTCGCAGGCGCGCCGCTGCCCGTGCTTCCCCTGCAGATACTCTATCTCAACATCGTCACGGACGTGTTCCCGGCGCTGGCGGTCGGCGTCGGAGAGGGCGATCCGAGCATCATGGAACGACCGCCCCGGGATCCGGACGAGCCCATTCTCACGAGTGTGCACTGGTACGGCGTCGGGGGATTCGGGCTGGCGATCGCCGTGCCCACGCTCTGGGCGCTGTCGCACGCGCTCAACACGCTGGGGTACGAACGTCTCGAGGCGATCACGGTGTCGTTCCTGACGCTGGGCTTCGCATCACTGTGGCACGTGTTCAACGTCCGCGACCTTCGTTCGGGCGTCTTCGTGAACGACGTGACGAGGAACCCGTTCGTCTGGGCTGCCGTCGGGTTGTGCACGGCGCTCCTGGTGGCGGCCGTCTACGTGCCGGGACTGGCCGGGGTGCTGAAGGTCGAACCTCCGGAGCCGACCGCCTGGTTCATCATCCTCGGGATGAGTCTGATCCCGTGGGCGGCGTCGCAGCTTGTGATGCTCTTCGCGGCGCGACGGCTGGATCGGCGACGGCGGACAGACGCGGAGCAGAACGACACGGAATCAACGTAGTGGGGTGAGCCATGGAACAGGGTGGGAACGAAGGCGCCAAGGGACATGAGATCGTAGTGTCGCTCGACCGGGTGACGCTCGAGGGCGAGCTCACCGTGCCGAAGGAACCGAGTGGCGTCGTGCTCTTCGCGCACGGGAGCCGGTCGAGCCGGACGAGTCCGCGGAACCGGGAGGTTGCGCGGGAGCTGGGGCGCAGGGGACTTGCGACGCTCCTGTTCGACATCCTGACGCCCGATGAGGAGGTCGCCGACCAGCGGACCCGCGAGTTCCGCTTCAATATGGCGCTCCTCGCCGGGCGGCTGATGGGCGTCGCCGACTGGGTCACGCACGACCCGGACATCGGCGAGCTCGACATCGGTCTTCTCGGTGCGAGCACAGGCGCCGCGGCCGCTCTGATCGTCGCAGCGGAGGCGCCGACGCTCGTCGGTGCAGTCGTCTCGCGCGGCGGGCGCGTCGAACTGGCGGAGGGCGCGGTGGAGGGCGTGCTGGCGCCGACGCTCCTGCTCGTGGGTGAGAAGGACGAGGCGCTCATCGAGGCGAACAGGAGCGTGCTCGACCGCCTGCCCGTTGAGGAGAAGCGCCTGACCGTGGTCGAGGGAGCGGGGCACCTGTTCGAGGAACCCGGGGCGCTGGAGATGGTCGCCGATTACGCGGGCGACTGGTTCAGCCGGCATCTCTCGACAACGGGGGCCGCGGAGCGCCGTCGAGCCGAACGCGAGTAGCGCGTCGCATCACGTACATCAGAAACCGCGGGAGCGCCCGACAGCGGTGTCCGCGCGGGGGAGGAGCCATGCCGGAACTGCCCGACGTCGAGGTCTTCCGGCGGTATCTGCAGTCGACGTCGCTCAAGCGCCGGATCCGGAACGTCCGGGTCAGCCGGCCGGGCGACATGCTCGAGGGCGTGTCGAGGCGGCGCCTGGTCGACGAACTGACGGGTTCGAGACTGACGACGACGCGCCGGCACGGCAAGTACCTCTTCGCCCGCGCGTCGTCGGGCGGCTGGCTCGTGCTCCACTTCGGTATGACGGGCTTCCTCGACCTCGGAAAGACCGACGAGCTCACCGAGCACTGGCGACTGGTGCTGGAGTTCAGCCGCGGGTACAGACTCTGCTACGACTGCCGGCGGCTCCTCGGCCGTGTGTCGTTCACCGGGGATCCGGACTCGTTCATTCAGGACCTGGACCTCGGCCCCGACGCGCTGTCGGACGCGCTGGACCGGGAGCGGTTCGAGGAACAAGTGATCCAGCGGCGTGGCATGGCCAAGCCGACTCTCATGAACCAGAGCATCGTCGCCGGCATCGGGAACGTCTACTCGGACGAGATCCTGTTCCACGCTCGCATCCATCCGCGGAAGAGGCTCCGGGAGCTCGGGAACAGGAGGCGGTCGAAGCTCTACCGTGAGACGGGGCGCGTGCTCCGCAAGGCCATCGAGTGCCGGGCACAGCCCGACGAGATGCCGCGCTCGTGGCTGACGCCGTGCCGCGGGCGGGACGGTACCTGCCCGGCCTGCGGGGGCAGGCTCAAGCGGTTGACCGTGTCCGGCCGGACCGCGTATGTCTGCCCGAACCGGCAGCGGAACTGAGAGGGGAGAGCGGTCCATGCCCGCGAGGGGGGACATCCACATCGGCACGTCCGGATGGAACTACGGTCACTGGAAGGGACCGTTCTATCCGGAGGACCTGCCGCAGAAGAAGTGGCTCGGTTTCTATGGCGGCAGGCTCAGGAGCGTCGAGGTCAACAACACCTTCTACAGCCTGCCGCAGCACAAGACACTCCGGACATGGACGGACGCGGTCCCGTCGGACTTCGTCTTCTCGGTGAAGGCCAGCCGCTACATCACGCACATGAAGAAGATGAAGGACCCCGAAGAGAGCCTGAGGCGGTTCCTCGATGCTGTTGAGGCTCTCGGCGAGCGACTGGGGCCGGTGCTCTTTCAGCTCCCCCCGTCGTGGCGGGCCGACCCGGAGCGCCTGGAGCGTTTCCTCGAGGCCCTGCCCGGAGAGCTTCGCTGTGCGTTCGAGTTCCGCGACGAGAGCTGGTTCGATAATGACATACTGGAGCTTCTGCGGTCGCACGGGGCGGCGTTTTGTGTTTATCATCTGGCTGGACGGCTGTCTCCGAAGGAGGTCACGGCGGACTTCGTCTACCTCAGGCTGCACGGGCCGGGGGACAGGTACGAGGGGTCGTACGATCAGAGCACGCTGTCCGGCTGGGCCGGCGCGCTCTCGTCGTGGGCCCGCCGGGGACTTGATGTCTACTGTTATTTCGACAATGATGACAGCGGCTATGCCGCACTGAACGCGGTCTCGCTCGCCGACATGCTGGACGCGCGGTAGGAGCGGAGGTGCCCCGCGCACGACGGCGTCGGACGAGGCCACAGACAAAAGGGAGGAGCTCAATGACGAAGCGGATGTTGCTCTCAATGGCCCTTGTCGTGATGCTGGGAACGCTGTTCCTGGCCGGCTGCGCCCAGGAGGAAGAGGTCGATGTGGAACCCGAGGCGGAGGTCATCGCCGAGTTCCCGATCGACGGCTCGCGCGCCGCGGCCGATACTGTGAACGCGGTGATCTTCGATCCCGTTGACTCGGCCGACAACAACGGCGCCTTCAAGATGATCGCTGAGGAGCCGATCACCGTGACGCTCTTCGAGCTGGGCGACGTCGATATCGAGAACGCTCAGGTCAACTACAAGGCGATGATCAAGACCGAGGACATCGAGGGGCAGGTCTATCTCGAGATGATCAGCGTCTTCGGCGAGCATGAGTACTTCTCCCGCGCGCTTGATTCACAGGTGCACGGGAGTGTAGATTGGACTGAGCAGCAGACACCCTTCTACCTGAAGGAGGGTGAGAACCCGACGAACATCAAGCTCAACCTCGTCATCTACGGAACGGGTACGGCGTGGATCGACGACATCACCGTAACGAAGCAGCCGCTGCCTGAGGAGAAGGAGTAGCAGTCCCCCGGGACTCGGCGGCGCGGCGGTCGATGGAAGCGTACGAAGGGAGCAGCAGTGGACGAGAAGAAGCCGACCATCGATGAGGTCAAGACGGAGCTGGACCAGTGCAGCGTCAAGCTGTCCGAGTACCGCGGCAAGACGATGAACGAGAAGCTCCAGGGTGAGTTCCAGAAGGCCGAGGAAGGCCTGAAGGCCTGCCGCCTGATGGTGGACGAGATCGAGGGAAAGAGCGGAAACGAGACGCTCGACAGCCAGCACGCCGTCGTGACGAAGCTCCGCGACGTACGGAAGTCGCTCCGCCACCTCGGAATGAAGTTCACGTAGGTCCTGGGAGAGGCCCCGGGCACGCTTCGGGGCCTCTCTTGTCGTAGTGCCCGACGGCCGGTCCCGCGCAGCCGCCCGCTCAAAGCCCCCTGAGCGCGGCCGCGCCGTGCACCGGGCGTCTGCATCGTCCCCCGCGCAGCGACATCCGCCAGGGAGAAGTCGTGGCCGGCAAGGTCGTTCAGATCAACCGCGCTCCGGTGCTGACCCTCTGGGCTGCGGTCGTCGCCGAGCATCTCGGCTACGACCGGGACGAGGCGCTGACCTTCGGGAGGGCCGTGGCGGGTCTGAACGCGCAGTCGAAGGGACGGCGACTCGGTATCTTCAAGCCGAGCAGGGAGAAGGGGAAAACCCCTGAGGAACAGCGGCCCGGCGAGGTGTTCCGGGTGGAGGTTCTCGGCAGGGCTGTTCCGGCCGTCGAGACCGACGACGGCATCCGCGCGGTCAAGAAGGACAAGGAGATCGACCCCGAGAAGGTCCGGGATTACCTCGAGCGCAAGTTCGGAGAGGACCTCGATGACGTCCGCCGGGCTATGGACGACCTCGCGTCGTCCCTGGACGGGGAGGAGCTGGCGGAGCGCGCCTACGCCCTGTACGAGTCGTTCCGTCCGGACATCCCATCCGGGAGGAAGGGGTGGGGTGCGAAGGGCGACCTCGACCTCGGCTTGATCAGGTCGCTGGAGTAGCTACGGGCCCCGCCTGTCCGCGAACCGAGTTCCCCACTGGAGTACCCGATGCCAAACGCCATGCGCACGATGAGCGCGTTCTGCGGCGACGTCCTCGGTTCGTCGCTGCAGCACCTGAAACGTGAGCGCGTGCCTGAGGCGGCGGCCACGATCGCCTTCTACACGATCTTCTCCCTCTTTCCCGTTCTGCTGATTCTCGCGGCGATCGGCGGGTCGCTCGTCGAGACGCTTCAGGCCGAGGAGGAGATCCTGGACATCATCGTCAACGCGTTCCCCATCGAGCGCGAGCTCATCAGGAGCAACGTGACGAGGCTGGTCAACTCGCGCGGCGCCGTCGGGCTGGTCGGTATCCTGACGCTGCTCTGGGCTGCGACGAGCGCCTTCGACGCATTGGTCCGGAACATCAACCGGGCGTGGGTCGGCAGCGTCCAGCGTGGGATACTCAAGACCCGGCTGACCGCACTCGCCGTCGTGGGGGGACTGGTCGGGCTCCTCGCCGTCTTCCTGCTCGCGCGGGCGGCCATCGGCGTTGTGACGAAGCAGGTCCCGACGCCGGCCGCCGATACGTTCGTCTCCGCGCTGCACGGCATCCCCTCGAACCTCATCTTCTTCGTCGTTGTGTTCCTGATCCTGCTGGCGCTCTACCGGCTCGTGCCGAGCACGCGGGTCCGCTGGCTGGAGGCGGCGGGTGGAGCGGGGGTCGCCTCGGGCGCGTTCGTGGCCGCGACCGGAGTCTTCAGCTGGTATCTGGGAAGCGGCTTCGCACGCTACAACGTCGTCTACGGTTCGCTCGGCGCGCTCCTGGCGTTCCTGTCGTGGGTCTACATCGTCTCCATGATCACACTGGGCGGCGCCCACGTCTCCGCAGCCATCGCCGCGTGCGTGCGGGCGGGCGACACACACCTTCCGCAGGAGCCGGAGAAGGTGGGCGGCGACGACGCCACGAAAGGGAGCGACCAGTCCGCGGAGACGGCGGATGCCTCCGGCGGAATCGAGCGTTCCCCTCACTGAACCGCGGTCAAATCGTCCCCGGCTCTGAAGGCCCCCCTCACTCCGTCTCGCTCTTGACTCACTTGCCGAACGCAAGGTATAGTGGAATGGCGTGCACCTGCATCCGCAGGTGGCGCCCGGGACCCAGCTCCTCAGGGAAGTCCATGATATGCCTTTGAAGCCGAACCGGCTGTTTCTTCTCCATGCGCGCGCCGACGACCCCGGCGGCAGCGGCGGGTCTGACGGCGATGCTGTGCATGCCATCTCCGACCACCAGCTTCTGAACGATGAGCTGTCGCTCCGTGAGGACGGCGTCCGACCCCGTCCGCGGGTCAAGCTGCTGGACCGCGTTCGCCGGGCCCTGCAGTCGAGGCATTACAGTCGCCGAACCGAACAGGCGTACGTCGCCTGGATCAGGCGCTTCATCGTGTTCCACGACAAACGTCACCCGTCGACGATGGGGCCGTGGCACGTTCGGGAGTTTCTGTCGCACCTGGCCGTCGACCGCCACGTCAGTCCGTCGACGCAGAACCAGGCGCTGTCCGCGATCGTGTTCCTCTACAAGGAGGTTCTGGAGCAGGACATCGGGTGGATCAACGATGTCGTCCGGGCGAAGAAATCGAAGCGACTGCCCGTGGTTCTGTCGCGGGCTGAGGTAAGACAGGTCCTGGCACGTCTTGACGGCGAGCGCTGGATCG
The nucleotide sequence above comes from Candidatus Effluviviaceae Genus V sp.. Encoded proteins:
- the ppsA gene encoding phosphoenolpyruvate synthase, whose product is MSDALVRWLEDVGSDDVGQVGGKNASLGEMIRELKEEGVRVPGGFATTAEAYRRFIAANGIEDEIRATLAELDEDRENLDSVGRSVRRLFAKGEFPDEIGEAVRNAYRELSARNDTKAVHVAVRSSATAEDLPEASFAGQQETFLNVSGADDLLEACRRCYASLFTDRAIAYREEQGFDHMDVALSVGVQTMVRSDKSGSGVMFTIDTETGFPNVVVINAAWGLGENVVQGAVNPDEYIVFKPLLDGDHVPIVGRHLGEKERKMVYSKKGASSPTKNVSTSKTEQSTYVLADDEVLQLARWAVAIEEHYGHAMDIEWARDGDSGEMFIVQARPETVQSQKQAGALHTYTLEEKGEEIVSGLAIGEAVASGRAVVVHDVEEGDQVEEGDVLVTGMTDPDWVPLMKRAAAIVTDHGGRTSHAAIVSRELGFPAVVGTGEATELIKDGQDITVSCAQGEVGYIYKGILEYTEEEVDLENIPETDTRIMMIIASPAAAFRWWRLPARGVGLARMEFIVNNWIKVHPMALVRFDELEDRKAKRAIKKLTRGYDDKTEYFVDRLSRGIARIAASQYPDPVIVRMSDFKTNEYADLIGGAAFEPEESNPMLGFRGASRYTSDRYREGFALECRAIKRARETMGFSNVVVMIPFCRTLDEADRVLEVMGGEGLARGENGLEVYVMAEVPSNVVLASEFAKRFDGFSIGSNDLTQLTLGVDRDSEELSDIFDERDEAVKRMIALLIERAHAAGRKVGICGQAPSDHEEFAGFLVGEGIDSISLNPDSVVAVARRVAELESKGDARGGETQPRRAEPV
- a CDS encoding phosphoribosyltransferase, whose product is MAIHIDRHVPGPLFAFEDRIHAGRELASFMALEPDPDALVLALPRGGVPVARPIAVDLRATVEPVVVRKLPIPESPEMGFGAVAIDGTTVLNEGVVRSFSIPMDTIGRVAGEVRREVERRAREYAGTTEPPNVEGKTVYLVDDGLATGYSMLVAARMVAKRGPASIRMAVPVSPIASIELVDGVFDEKYCLLAQDSPPFAVASFYRDFHEMTDEEVRQHLQAGARSGR
- a CDS encoding HAD-IC family P-type ATPase, with the protein product MSETPGETAERTLELAWALDPGEVAGALSVDPERGLSDNDVSSRRREHGRNALRETERESAFVILARQFKSLIIIILGAASAASFAFGEWEQGVAILVALLINAIIGFFTEFRAVRSMEALRRLGRVSARVRRDGTTIEVSAGDIVPGDVVLFEGGDVVTADVRLIEASRMQADESALTGESVPVDKSTDPVSEDAPLAERSSMLWKGTAVTKGSGEGIVVGTGEASEIGRVASLVRETEDEVTPLEKRLAVFGRRLIWVTLGIAAVVAAAGAVAGRDLVSMVETSVALAVAAIPEGLPIVATVALARGMWRMASRNAVLNRLASVETLGATTVIFADKTGTLTENRMVVREYELASGGYTLTDDDAFSQGGEPVEPSDEPLLREALQIGVLVNNAALGGNGDERDEECSGDPMEVALLKAGAAAGLERAHLLEELPEEREEAFDPEVAMMATFHRQDDGYLVAVKGAPEAVLGVSTSVLTREGERSIDDARDEWLERSRVMAEEGLRVLALARREVGSDDADPYEDLAFVGLVGLYDPPHEAAREAIERCREAGIGVIMATGDLPETARRIAHAVGLTREEDAPVVRGGDLGSEEGRTQSGRTRIYARMTPEQKLRLIEREQEAGEIVAMTGDGVNDAPALQKADIGIAMGRRGTQVAREAADMILKDDELSTIVEAVGQGRVIFANIRKFVMYLLPCHVGEIIAVTAASLAGAPLPVLPLQILYLNIVTDVFPALAVGVGEGDPSIMERPPRDPDEPILTSVHWYGVGGFGLAIAVPTLWALSHALNTLGYERLEAITVSFLTLGFASLWHVFNVRDLRSGVFVNDVTRNPFVWAAVGLCTALLVAAVYVPGLAGVLKVEPPEPTAWFIILGMSLIPWAASQLVMLFAARRLDRRRRTDAEQNDTEST
- a CDS encoding Fpg/Nei family DNA glycosylase — protein: MPELPDVEVFRRYLQSTSLKRRIRNVRVSRPGDMLEGVSRRRLVDELTGSRLTTTRRHGKYLFARASSGGWLVLHFGMTGFLDLGKTDELTEHWRLVLEFSRGYRLCYDCRRLLGRVSFTGDPDSFIQDLDLGPDALSDALDRERFEEQVIQRRGMAKPTLMNQSIVAGIGNVYSDEILFHARIHPRKRLRELGNRRRSKLYRETGRVLRKAIECRAQPDEMPRSWLTPCRGRDGTCPACGGRLKRLTVSGRTAYVCPNRQRN
- a CDS encoding DUF72 domain-containing protein, whose product is MPARGDIHIGTSGWNYGHWKGPFYPEDLPQKKWLGFYGGRLRSVEVNNTFYSLPQHKTLRTWTDAVPSDFVFSVKASRYITHMKKMKDPEESLRRFLDAVEALGERLGPVLFQLPPSWRADPERLERFLEALPGELRCAFEFRDESWFDNDILELLRSHGAAFCVYHLAGRLSPKEVTADFVYLRLHGPGDRYEGSYDQSTLSGWAGALSSWARRGLDVYCYFDNDDSGYAALNAVSLADMLDAR
- a CDS encoding YihY family inner membrane protein; translated protein: MPNAMRTMSAFCGDVLGSSLQHLKRERVPEAAATIAFYTIFSLFPVLLILAAIGGSLVETLQAEEEILDIIVNAFPIERELIRSNVTRLVNSRGAVGLVGILTLLWAATSAFDALVRNINRAWVGSVQRGILKTRLTALAVVGGLVGLLAVFLLARAAIGVVTKQVPTPAADTFVSALHGIPSNLIFFVVVFLILLALYRLVPSTRVRWLEAAGGAGVASGAFVAATGVFSWYLGSGFARYNVVYGSLGALLAFLSWVYIVSMITLGGAHVSAAIAACVRAGDTHLPQEPEKVGGDDATKGSDQSAETADASGGIERSPH
- a CDS encoding integron integrase; its protein translation is MPLKPNRLFLLHARADDPGGSGGSDGDAVHAISDHQLLNDELSLREDGVRPRPRVKLLDRVRRALQSRHYSRRTEQAYVAWIRRFIVFHDKRHPSTMGPWHVREFLSHLAVDRHVSPSTQNQALSAIVFLYKEVLEQDIGWINDVVRAKKSKRLPVVLSRAEVRQVLARLDGERWIAAALLYGAGLRLKECLELRIKDIDFERGRIMVRAGKGDRDRATVLPKAVVAPLKEHLSEVQRRFEQDRELGDIRVTMPAGLERKYPNASREWGWQFLFPSSTLCADDAGRPRRHHVHRSSVQRAVKEAVAASGVAKPASCHTFRH